A region from the Mercenaria mercenaria strain notata chromosome 7, MADL_Memer_1, whole genome shotgun sequence genome encodes:
- the LOC128558275 gene encoding uncharacterized protein LOC128558275 produces the protein MKTDGGAQYRAEKEVKKITNKMCRDGLISKKLKDYLIQKHPVIGKLKGNPKIHKRENPYRTIVSGIGTATERMAEVAEKELNEYVENSPSYLKDTTDFLNKLKLIPLPIPEGVILFCFDVVKLYPSIPRREGLTACEEALQCRTNPNVTTEAVMKMINTVLTNNVFSFNNSEYVQKEGVVIGSKLGRNFACCYMRKWDEKLENEKVPMFYKRYTDDGFGLWQHGLEDHLKFRDFANQIHPNIKVELRWHTTRIEFLDTTAIPYGLGVRLKRICSTKADYAKHRQELRGQLRRRGYSGKFIENQLDRVDKIDRAKLLTPQKLKKEKMKRVPVVVTYSRHLPNLHNIVRKHMNTLHKSERMKHIFSDTPIVAYRRNTNISDLLVHGKTNKVMKQYQTGDLKPRCNGKCVVCEMIDKGRHNNDKAIAARIDRTHTCQAWNLNINSYIGETSRSLKERLREHEADIRLKRTKPVAEHFNTPGHSIGDVGVSVLKHMKENSRYYRQIKELEWIHELQTEAPNGLNTKAKLGVLWREYK, from the exons ATGAAAACTGACGGCGGAGCACAATATAGAGCGGAAAAAGAAGTAAAGAAGATTACCAACAAGATGTGTAGAGATGGTCTTATTTCCAAGAAGCTGAAAGATTATTTAATACAGAAACATCCAGTTATTGGCAAATTGAAGGGAAATCCCAAAATTCACAAGCGTGAGAATCCATACAGAACGATTGTTAGTGGAATTGGAACTGCAACAGAGCGCATGGCAGAAGTAGCGGAGAAGGAACTTaatgaatatgttgaaaatagTCCCAGCTACTTAAAAGATACCACAGATTTcttaaacaaactgaaactgattcCCCTACCTATCCCAGAAGgagtgattttgttttgttttgacgtAGTCAAGTTGTACCCATCTATACCCAGACGAGAAGGTTTAACAGCTTGTGAAGAAGCTCTCCAATGCAGAACTAACCCAAATGTCACAACAGAAGCGgttatgaaaatgataaatacGGTACTAACgaacaatgttttttcattcaaTAATAGCGAGTATGTCCAGAAGGAAGGAGTGGTGATAGGGTCAAAGCTAGGTCGTAATTTTGCTTGTTGCTACATGCGCAAATGGGACGAGAAGTTGGAGAATGAAAAAGTACCAATGTTTTACAAGCGTTACACTGATGACGGATTTGGACTGTGGCAACATGGACTAGAAGATCATTTAAAATTCAGAGATTTTGCGAATCAGATACACCCGAACATAAAAGTGGAATTAAGGTGGCATACAACAAGAATAGAATTTCTGGACACGACA GCAATTCCGTATGGATTAGGAGTAAGACTGAAAAGGATTTGCTCGACGAAAGCAGACTACGCCAAACACAGACAGGAACTAAGAGGCCAGCTAAGGAGGAGGGGTTACAGCGGAAAGTTTATTGAAAATCAGCTGGATAGAGTAGACAAGATAGATAGGGCTAAACTATTAACACCACAGAAActcaaaaaagagaaaatgaagaGGGTACCTGTAGTAGTGACTTACTCCAGACATCTCCCGAATTTACATAATATTGTACGTAAACATATGAACACTTTACACAAATCAGAACGAATGAAACATATATTCAGTGACACCCCAATTGTGGCTTACCGCAGGAACACGAATATTTCTGACCTTTTGGTACATGGAAAGACAAACAAGGTTATGAAGCAATACCAAACGGGCGATTTGAAACCAAGATGTAACGGAAAGTGCGTGGTATGTGAAATGATAGACAAAGGGAGGCACAATAATGACAAGGCTATAGCGGCACGGATAGATCGAACTCATACCTGCCAGGCATGGAACCTG aacataaattcctataTTGGTGAAACGTCAAGATCGCTGAAGGAGAGATTGCGAGAACATGAAGCGGACATACGGCTGAAACGTACGAAACCAGTGGCAGAACATTTCAATACGCCTGGTCATAGCATAGGTGATGTCGGGGTGTCGGTGTTAAAACACATGAAGGAAAACAGTAGATACTACCGACAGATCAAGGAGCTTGAGTGGATCCACGAGTTGCAGACAGAGGCGCCAAATGGACTTAATACGAAAGCGAAACTTGGGGTTCTTTGGAGAgaatataaataa